A section of the Clostridium omnivorum genome encodes:
- a CDS encoding aldo/keto reductase, with protein MKKINIAEGKISASEIVMGCMRINNLTANEAAELINTALEENINFFDHADIYGGGKSEEVFAEAVNMSPSVREKFLIQTKCGIRKGYYDFSKEHIMSSVDGSLRRLRTEYIDVLLLHRPDTLMEPEEVAEAFSALHKSGKVRYFGVSNHNPMQIELLNKYLNNKIVINQLQLSVTNTGMIDSGLNVNMKNGASIDRDGSVLEYCRLKDVTIQAWSPFQYGFFEGTFLDNDKFPELNNKINEIASAKGVSNSAIAIAWILRHPAKIQPIVGTTNKKRLKDICKASQVELTRQEWYEIYRAAGNVLP; from the coding sequence ATGAAAAAGATAAATATTGCAGAGGGAAAAATAAGTGCCTCTGAAATTGTAATGGGATGCATGAGGATAAATAATTTAACTGCTAATGAAGCAGCTGAGCTCATAAATACAGCTCTAGAGGAGAATATTAACTTTTTTGATCATGCAGATATTTATGGTGGAGGTAAATCTGAGGAAGTCTTTGCGGAAGCTGTTAATATGAGTCCTAGTGTTAGAGAAAAGTTTTTAATCCAGACAAAGTGCGGCATTAGAAAAGGATACTATGATTTTTCAAAGGAACATATTATGAGTTCTGTGGATGGAAGTCTTAGGCGTTTAAGAACAGAGTATATAGATGTACTTCTCCTTCACCGTCCAGATACACTAATGGAGCCAGAAGAAGTTGCTGAGGCTTTTTCTGCTTTGCATAAATCCGGAAAGGTTAGATACTTTGGAGTAAGTAACCATAATCCTATGCAAATTGAACTATTAAATAAATATTTAAATAATAAAATTGTTATTAATCAGCTTCAGCTGAGTGTAACCAACACTGGAATGATTGATTCAGGTCTTAATGTAAATATGAAGAATGGTGCTTCTATTGATAGAGATGGCAGTGTATTAGAGTATTGCAGATTGAAGGATGTAACTATACAGGCATGGTCACCTTTCCAATATGGATTTTTTGAGGGTACATTTTTAGACAATGATAAGTTTCCTGAATTAAATAATAAAATAAATGAAATTGCATCTGCTAAAGGTGTGTCAAATTCAGCTATAGCAATAGCATGGATTTTAAGACATCCTGCAAAAATTCAGCCAATTGTAGGTACCACAAATAAAAAGCGTCTTAAGGATATTTGCAAAGCTTCACAGGTTGAACTAACAAGACAAGAGTGGTATGAGATATATAGGGCAGCAGGCAATGTGCTTCCATAA
- a CDS encoding L,D-transpeptidase family protein translates to MSLKEREGKTEQIKAADIGMKYDADKSVQDLKDKQKGYKWISAFFDKKDTNISLELVYDKDLLKKQFDKLACLDSKNIVEPKDAGIKYTDNGYVIENEVMGTKLNKDGLYSKVENSVKKLETSIDLEAEKLYINPQYTSKDQKLVAAKDLLNKYITSKTTYKLGGQSEVIDGSIIKQWIYVDKDFAAKIDEEKVREYVQGLANKYNTVGRARNFKTSSGAMIAVGGGDYGYAISVNDDVQTLLAAIKEGQVVEREPKYSKTAFGSISNDIGNTYVEVDMTKQHLWFYKNGALVVEGDIVTGDLSKGNGTPTGIYSVKLKQRNATLKGEDYATPVSFWMPFVRGVGLHDAYWRQEFGKDIYKTNGSHGCVNCPPAVANAIFDNIQVGTPVVCFY, encoded by the coding sequence TTGAGCTTAAAGGAAAGAGAAGGAAAAACTGAACAGATTAAAGCTGCGGATATAGGAATGAAATATGATGCAGACAAATCAGTTCAAGACCTTAAGGATAAGCAAAAGGGATATAAATGGATATCAGCTTTTTTTGATAAGAAGGACACAAATATATCATTAGAACTTGTATATGATAAAGATTTATTAAAAAAGCAATTTGATAAGCTAGCTTGTCTTGATAGCAAAAACATAGTTGAGCCTAAGGATGCTGGTATAAAATATACTGATAACGGCTATGTTATTGAAAATGAAGTTATGGGAACTAAGCTTAACAAAGACGGTTTATATTCTAAGGTGGAAAACTCAGTTAAAAAGCTTGAAACTTCAATAGATTTAGAAGCAGAAAAGCTGTATATAAATCCACAGTATACTTCTAAAGACCAAAAGCTAGTAGCGGCTAAAGACCTGCTTAATAAGTATATAACTTCAAAAACCACTTATAAATTGGGTGGACAAAGTGAAGTAATAGACGGTTCTATAATAAAACAGTGGATTTATGTAGATAAAGATTTTGCTGCTAAAATTGATGAGGAAAAAGTTAGAGAGTATGTTCAAGGACTTGCTAATAAGTATAATACTGTAGGCAGGGCAAGAAACTTTAAAACATCATCTGGTGCTATGATAGCTGTTGGTGGCGGAGATTATGGCTATGCAATTAGTGTTAATGATGACGTTCAAACTTTACTTGCGGCCATAAAAGAAGGACAAGTAGTAGAAAGAGAACCTAAATATTCAAAGACTGCTTTTGGCAGTATAAGCAATGACATTGGCAATACATATGTTGAAGTAGATATGACAAAACAGCATTTATGGTTTTATAAAAATGGTGCGCTTGTAGTAGAGGGGGATATTGTTACAGGAGACTTAAGTAAGGGTAACGGAACTCCAACAGGTATTTATAGTGTAAAGCTTAAGCAAAGAAATGCAACACTGAAGGGTGAGGACTATGCAACTCCAGTTTCCTTCTGGATGCCATTTGTAAGAGGGGTTGGGCTTCACGATGCTTACTGGAGACAGGAGTTTGGTAAGGATATATATAAGACCAATGGTTCTCATGGCTGTGTAAACTGCCCACCGGCTGTGGCGAATGCTATATTCGATAATATTCAGGTAGGTACGCCTGTAGTTTGCTTTTATTAA
- the fabF gene encoding beta-ketoacyl-ACP synthase II codes for MKRRVVITGMGAVTSLGIGANKLWQSIKSGKCGINRIERVDVSELPTKVGAEVKDFNPNDFIDKKEVKRTDRFAQFALASAQMAIEDSRLDLDKVNKERVGVIIGTGIGGIETMVNQHSELIEKGYRRVSPFFVPMMIPNMASGVIAIKYGFKGFNECSVTACASSTNSIGDAFKVIQRNDADVMIAGGAEAPITGLTLAGFCASKAMTTNNDPASACRPFDLERSGFVLGEGAGVLILEELEHALNRGADIVAEVVGYGCTNDAYHITAPAEGGEGAARCMKLAIEDAGIKPSGIGYINAHGTSTKPNDKNETAAVKSVFGQYAYEIPISSTKSMTAHLLGASGAVEAIITAFSVKEKFLPPTINYKTPDPECDLYYVPNEGKNLEFNYALTNSFGFGGHNASLVLKGIC; via the coding sequence ATGAAAAGAAGAGTAGTTATTACAGGTATGGGGGCTGTCACATCCCTTGGAATTGGTGCAAATAAGCTTTGGCAGTCAATAAAGAGTGGAAAATGTGGAATAAACAGGATTGAAAGAGTAGATGTTTCTGAATTACCTACTAAAGTTGGAGCTGAGGTAAAGGACTTTAATCCAAATGACTTTATTGATAAAAAAGAAGTTAAAAGGACGGATAGATTTGCGCAGTTTGCTTTGGCATCTGCCCAAATGGCAATTGAAGATTCAAGGTTGGATTTAGATAAGGTAAACAAAGAAAGAGTAGGGGTAATAATCGGCACAGGTATTGGCGGCATTGAAACTATGGTAAATCAGCATAGTGAATTAATAGAAAAAGGTTATCGCAGAGTAAGTCCATTTTTTGTTCCAATGATGATTCCTAATATGGCCTCAGGGGTTATAGCCATAAAATATGGATTTAAAGGCTTCAATGAGTGCTCTGTTACAGCTTGCGCTTCATCAACCAATTCTATTGGCGATGCATTTAAGGTAATCCAAAGAAATGATGCAGATGTTATGATTGCTGGAGGAGCTGAGGCACCTATTACAGGATTAACCTTAGCGGGCTTTTGTGCAAGTAAAGCTATGACAACGAATAATGATCCTGCATCAGCCTGTAGACCCTTTGATTTAGAAAGAAGTGGATTTGTACTAGGAGAAGGTGCTGGTGTACTTATACTTGAGGAGCTTGAGCATGCTTTAAATAGAGGAGCAGATATCGTGGCTGAGGTAGTTGGCTATGGCTGCACAAATGATGCATATCATATAACTGCGCCTGCTGAAGGAGGAGAAGGTGCTGCTAGGTGTATGAAGCTTGCTATTGAAGATGCCGGTATAAAACCTTCTGGCATTGGATATATAAATGCCCACGGGACGTCTACAAAACCAAATGATAAGAATGAAACTGCTGCTGTAAAGTCTGTGTTTGGGCAATATGCATATGAGATTCCTATTAGCTCAACAAAATCGATGACAGCGCACTTGTTAGGAGCATCAGGTGCTGTGGAGGCTATTATAACTGCATTTTCAGTTAAAGAGAAATTTTTGCCTCCAACAATAAATTATAAAACTCCGGATCCAGAATGTGATTTGTACTACGTACCTAATGAAGGTAAAAATTTAGAATTTAACTATGCTTTGACTAATTCCTTTGGATTTGGAGGACATAATGCATCATTAGTTTTAAAAGGAATATGTTAA
- a CDS encoding AraC family transcriptional regulator, with the protein MKDLKEAIVSTIDYIEKNLYNKISLDDISKHTGISKYYLHRIFKSLTGESIIEYVQSRKLTASISELLNTNMRIIDIALDYGFDYEQSYIRAFKKAFGCTPLKVRSDQTSLSLVIKEKINTNDILSLGNSITYNPHFVFRQKFNLIGIKHKILSKSGDKTANAYGRDFFYNYKDKISSTINPQVYFGYTDWSSNGFIYYIPSVQVHDLTNIPEGMTGISIPAHKYVVFRFVGFFRPDDINGRHVGRLLVQLYSKWIFKSGYNFADTFRFEYIDTSMSKDNYCELYVYQPIVEC; encoded by the coding sequence ATGAAAGACTTAAAAGAAGCTATAGTTTCAACTATAGATTATATTGAGAAAAATCTTTATAATAAGATTTCTTTAGATGATATATCCAAGCATACTGGGATATCAAAATATTATCTACATAGAATTTTTAAATCTTTAACAGGAGAGTCTATTATTGAATATGTTCAATCACGAAAGCTAACAGCAAGTATTAGTGAACTTTTAAATACTAATATGAGAATTATAGATATTGCTTTAGATTATGGCTTTGACTATGAGCAGTCTTATATAAGAGCTTTCAAAAAGGCCTTTGGCTGTACCCCTCTAAAAGTGAGATCAGACCAAACCTCATTAAGTCTAGTTATTAAAGAAAAAATTAATACTAACGATATCTTGTCTCTGGGTAATTCGATTACTTATAACCCACATTTTGTATTTAGACAAAAGTTTAATTTAATCGGTATTAAGCATAAAATATTAAGTAAATCTGGTGATAAAACTGCAAATGCATATGGACGTGATTTCTTTTATAATTATAAGGATAAAATTAGTAGCACTATAAACCCACAGGTGTATTTTGGTTATACAGACTGGAGCAGTAATGGATTCATATATTACATTCCAAGTGTACAGGTGCATGATTTGACTAATATTCCCGAAGGAATGACAGGTATTTCTATACCAGCCCATAAGTACGTAGTATTTCGTTTTGTTGGCTTTTTTCGTCCTGATGATATTAATGGAAGACATGTAGGCCGTTTATTAGTTCAATTATATTCTAAATGGATTTTTAAATCAGGTTATAACTTCGCTGATACTTTTAGGTTTGAATATATTGATACCTCCATGTCAAAAGATAACTATTGCGAATTATATGTATATCAGCCAATAGTGGAGTGTTAA
- a CDS encoding helix-turn-helix transcriptional regulator — MRLHRLLGIIMLIDSRGIMKARNLAEILETSERSIYRDIDILCEAGIPITSIPGPNGGYSFMEGYKINSNSLGSEDVVNLLLSSMGIRPENNTGASEELNNAFIKLESSVSKEHRQEIVRAKESFFVDSEPWWGKRHENQYVDLIKKSVLNLNKLKIHYKKYTGEVSERVIRPYGVVIKNSQWYMVAFCELKNEIRVFKCARVTDIEVLEESFIMPDSFYLKDFWKKSKKQFVTRTVSESVSSSYPVKLKFYEEKKKLLEGFNICSTTEDNGYFIYDIDMISFTTACNVIFPMSDRLEVLDPTELREFIINKSKKICDLYKIN, encoded by the coding sequence ATGAGACTTCACAGGCTTTTAGGTATTATTATGCTAATTGATTCCAGAGGAATAATGAAAGCAAGAAATTTAGCAGAAATTCTTGAAACCTCCGAGAGAAGTATATATAGAGACATTGATATATTATGTGAAGCAGGTATTCCCATTACCTCAATTCCAGGTCCAAATGGAGGATATTCCTTTATGGAAGGCTATAAAATTAATTCTAATAGCCTAGGAAGTGAAGATGTAGTGAATTTACTTCTTTCCAGTATGGGCATTAGACCAGAAAATAATACAGGGGCCTCTGAGGAACTAAACAATGCCTTTATTAAGCTTGAAAGCTCTGTTTCTAAGGAGCATAGGCAGGAGATTGTTAGGGCTAAGGAAAGCTTTTTCGTTGATTCCGAGCCTTGGTGGGGCAAAAGGCATGAAAATCAATATGTGGATTTAATAAAAAAATCAGTACTTAATTTAAATAAATTAAAAATACATTATAAGAAATATACTGGCGAAGTATCAGAACGGGTTATAAGACCTTACGGTGTAGTAATAAAAAACTCCCAGTGGTATATGGTAGCCTTTTGTGAATTAAAAAATGAAATTAGAGTTTTTAAATGTGCTAGAGTAACAGATATTGAAGTGCTGGAGGAAAGCTTCATTATGCCAGACAGCTTTTATTTAAAAGACTTTTGGAAAAAGAGCAAGAAGCAATTTGTGACAAGAACAGTTTCTGAATCAGTTAGCAGCTCTTATCCTGTAAAGCTTAAATTTTACGAAGAAAAGAAAAAGCTGCTTGAAGGCTTTAATATCTGTTCCACCACTGAAGATAATGGATATTTTATTTATGATATAGATATGATAAGCTTTACCACAGCCTGTAATGTTATTTTCCCTATGAGTGATAGATTAGAGGTTTTAGACCCTACTGAACTAAGAGAATTTATTATAAATAAAAGCAAAAAAATATGTGATTTATATAAAATTAACTAA
- a CDS encoding GyrI-like domain-containing protein — protein MREKIVNIKGFKAVGLTYFGDNNNGEIPNMWNTFNKLYKDIKHKSASMLCYGVCDDMPDSEGKFHYTACAEVDSFEDIPEGMTTVVVPEGKYVVYTFVGALKDLGEFYDNIFSKWIPAAEYELDYRPQLELYDDRFMNNGEFDVYIPIK, from the coding sequence ATGAGAGAGAAAATAGTTAATATTAAAGGTTTCAAGGCTGTAGGGCTAACTTACTTTGGAGACAATAACAATGGAGAAATTCCAAACATGTGGAATACCTTTAACAAGCTTTACAAGGATATAAAGCATAAGAGTGCTTCAATGCTTTGTTATGGAGTATGCGATGATATGCCGGACTCTGAAGGTAAGTTCCACTATACAGCTTGTGCAGAAGTAGACAGCTTTGAGGATATTCCAGAAGGAATGACAACAGTAGTTGTGCCAGAAGGAAAATATGTTGTGTACACCTTTGTTGGTGCTTTAAAAGACTTAGGTGAATTTTATGATAATATATTCAGTAAATGGATACCAGCCGCTGAGTATGAACTAGATTATAGACCTCAGCTCGAGTTATACGATGATAGATTTATGAACAATGGAGAGTTTGATGTATACATTCCTATTAAATAA
- a CDS encoding L,D-transpeptidase family protein, whose amino-acid sequence MGLIIALGVLLVIYFGAAIYYMNHFYYGSVVNCISASGKTVEEVKSEVEAQLKDYSLSLKERGGKTEQIKAVDIGMKYDSDKEVGALKDRQNGFKWISAFFSKEDNAITLKLTYDKELLKKQFDKLSCFDSKNVIEPKNASIKYNDNGYVIVDEVNGTKINKDVLYAKVENAIIKEETIVDMETIDCYIKPQYTSKSEKLIEAKNQLNKYIASKITYNFGMQKETIDNSIINKWIYLDENFKVKVDEGKIKAYVQGLASKYNTIGKIRSFHTSSGTTINVSGGDYGSAISVDKELEYLAAAIKEGQAATREPKYAQTAFASGSNDVGNTYVEIDISRQHLWFYKNGSLVVQGNVVTGNLSSGHATPSGIYSLKYKERDAVLKGQGYAAPVDYWMPFNGGIGMHDASWRYGEFGGSIYKTNGSHGCVNCPYDVAKTVYNNIEIGTPIVCYY is encoded by the coding sequence ATGGGGCTTATTATTGCACTTGGTGTTCTCCTTGTGATCTATTTTGGAGCAGCTATATACTATATGAATCATTTTTATTATGGTTCTGTAGTTAATTGTATTAGTGCTTCAGGTAAAACTGTAGAGGAAGTAAAAAGTGAAGTAGAGGCGCAGCTTAAAGATTACAGCTTAAGTTTAAAGGAGAGAGGAGGAAAAACTGAACAAATCAAAGCAGTAGATATTGGAATGAAATATGATTCCGATAAGGAGGTTGGGGCATTAAAAGATAGGCAAAACGGCTTTAAGTGGATTTCAGCTTTTTTTAGTAAGGAGGATAACGCCATCACATTAAAACTTACCTATGATAAGGAATTATTAAAAAAGCAATTTGACAAGCTTTCTTGCTTTGACAGCAAAAACGTAATTGAACCTAAGAATGCTAGTATCAAATATAATGATAACGGCTATGTCATTGTAGATGAGGTTAATGGCACTAAGATTAATAAGGATGTTTTATATGCAAAGGTAGAAAATGCAATTATAAAAGAGGAAACTATAGTGGACATGGAAACAATCGATTGCTATATAAAACCTCAGTATACTTCTAAATCTGAAAAGCTTATAGAAGCTAAAAATCAGCTAAATAAATACATAGCTTCGAAAATCACCTATAATTTTGGAATGCAAAAGGAAACTATAGATAACTCTATAATAAATAAGTGGATTTATCTTGATGAAAATTTTAAAGTTAAGGTTGATGAAGGAAAAATTAAGGCCTATGTACAGGGACTTGCCAGCAAGTATAATACTATTGGCAAGATAAGAAGCTTCCATACATCTTCAGGAACTACAATAAATGTTAGTGGGGGAGATTATGGATCTGCAATTAGCGTTGACAAAGAATTAGAATATCTAGCTGCAGCTATAAAGGAAGGGCAGGCTGCAACAAGAGAACCTAAGTATGCTCAAACAGCTTTTGCTAGCGGCAGTAATGATGTAGGGAATACCTATGTTGAGATAGACATATCAAGACAACATCTATGGTTTTATAAAAATGGTTCCCTTGTAGTACAGGGTAATGTGGTAACTGGAAACCTAAGCAGTGGGCATGCAACACCATCAGGTATTTATAGTTTAAAGTATAAGGAAAGGGATGCTGTGCTAAAAGGACAGGGATATGCAGCTCCAGTTGATTATTGGATGCCTTTTAATGGAGGAATTGGAATGCATGATGCCAGCTGGAGATATGGTGAATTTGGAGGAAGTATATATAAGACAAATGGCTCCCATGGTTGTGTAAATTGCCCTTATGATGTAGCCAAGACTGTATATAATAATATTGAGATAGGTACCCCTATTGTTTGTTACTATTAA
- a CDS encoding DUF6143 family protein — translation MSSNAMRKEKHPQEVIVLSDAVYHSYQGKYFLGQTNMITFGGGYNAWGGLINPADSNVNMFLNAYTISNFYDKPLTAEGWLSSVLPGEGKLSRHFAAGNQSIIPPPMPMVKIQSADFVKKAPTGGTYTFVRRVEPNETLTKHDFQGMYIIPPGSSFVLFFLSPGKEKVQTRLAFGWWEEKV, via the coding sequence ATGAGCTCTAATGCAATGAGAAAAGAAAAACATCCTCAAGAGGTTATTGTACTGTCTGATGCTGTATATCATTCTTACCAAGGTAAATACTTTCTAGGCCAAACTAATATGATAACTTTTGGAGGCGGATATAACGCCTGGGGAGGATTAATAAATCCCGCAGATTCAAATGTTAATATGTTTTTAAATGCCTATACCATTTCCAACTTCTATGATAAGCCTTTGACTGCAGAAGGTTGGCTTAGCAGCGTACTACCTGGAGAAGGAAAATTATCAAGACACTTTGCTGCTGGGAATCAGTCAATTATTCCACCACCAATGCCTATGGTAAAAATACAGAGTGCAGATTTTGTAAAAAAAGCGCCTACAGGCGGCACATATACCTTTGTGAGAAGGGTGGAACCAAACGAAACACTTACAAAGCACGATTTTCAAGGCATGTATATCATTCCGCCTGGAAGTTCCTTTGTCTTATTTTTTCTATCCCCTGGAAAGGAGAAAGTGCAGACTAGATTGGCTTTTGGTTGGTGGGAGGAAAAAGTATAA
- a CDS encoding DUF6143 family protein encodes MPKRMKERPIEVVDITSPAFNSMLGRYFIGQTGMLDFGDGLSAWGGIVNPIDSGVNLYFDIFTITNFSTESFIGEIWLNAKEPRKSIEATTVTPSNQGIIPPPKPKAIMKYADNINEPLKNGVNIFGRIVAPNSTLVSDSHQGSIIIGPGGSFSILLKALDSGNIKGTIVLTWWEEKSDVEDNRYSRGGKL; translated from the coding sequence ATGCCTAAAAGAATGAAAGAAAGGCCAATTGAAGTAGTTGATATAACCAGTCCAGCATTTAATTCTATGCTTGGAAGATATTTTATCGGACAAACAGGGATGCTTGATTTTGGGGATGGGCTTAGTGCTTGGGGCGGAATAGTAAACCCAATTGATTCAGGTGTAAATTTGTATTTTGATATTTTTACTATTACTAACTTTTCAACTGAAAGCTTTATTGGAGAGATATGGCTAAATGCAAAGGAGCCAAGGAAGTCAATAGAAGCTACAACTGTTACCCCGTCAAATCAGGGTATTATACCACCCCCAAAGCCAAAAGCCATAATGAAATATGCGGATAATATAAATGAACCCTTAAAAAATGGTGTGAATATCTTCGGCAGAATTGTTGCTCCGAATTCAACCTTGGTAAGTGATTCTCATCAGGGTTCTATAATTATTGGCCCAGGAGGCTCCTTTTCAATACTATTAAAGGCATTGGACTCAGGAAATATCAAGGGAACCATTGTTTTGACTTGGTGGGAGGAAAAATCTGATGTGGAGGACAATAGATATTCTAGAGGAGGTAAATTATGA